In Arthrobacter sp. PAMC25284, a single genomic region encodes these proteins:
- a CDS encoding DUF808 domain-containing protein has translation MSGGLVALLDDVAALARIAAASVDDVAAGAAKAGAKAAGVVIDDAAVTPQYVSGADPSRELPMIKRIFWGSLRNKLLIILPALLLISAFIPAVIPFILMAGGTYLCYEGAEKVWHKFRGHHEAEEAAPAVDRGPEAEAKVTKGAITTDFILSCEIMVISMNEVANESLLVRALILVVVAVLITVLVYGAVALIVKMDDIGLHLAAKDSAGSQRVGELLVKGMPAVLAAITLIGTIAMLWVGGHIMLQGAYDLGWHMPYDVVHVLEAPLAGIPVAGGFLVWLVNTLSSAVLGLIWGLLVMAIVQPLLKALPFGNKKGEHEEGDVAGPPPAKHSSDSAS, from the coding sequence ATGAGCGGCGGTCTCGTTGCCCTGCTGGACGACGTCGCAGCCTTGGCCCGCATAGCGGCCGCCTCGGTGGACGACGTCGCTGCCGGAGCCGCGAAGGCTGGGGCCAAGGCCGCCGGCGTGGTCATCGACGACGCCGCCGTCACCCCGCAGTACGTTTCCGGAGCGGACCCGTCCCGCGAACTGCCAATGATCAAGCGGATCTTCTGGGGATCACTCCGGAACAAGCTTTTGATCATCCTGCCGGCGCTGCTGCTCATCAGCGCCTTCATCCCGGCGGTCATCCCGTTCATCCTCATGGCGGGCGGCACCTACCTCTGCTACGAGGGTGCCGAAAAAGTCTGGCACAAGTTCCGCGGCCACCACGAGGCCGAGGAGGCGGCGCCGGCGGTCGACCGGGGCCCGGAGGCGGAGGCCAAGGTCACTAAGGGCGCCATCACCACCGACTTCATCCTGTCCTGCGAAATCATGGTCATCTCGATGAATGAGGTGGCCAATGAGTCCTTGCTGGTCCGGGCGCTCATCCTGGTAGTCGTCGCGGTCCTGATCACGGTGCTCGTTTACGGGGCCGTCGCACTCATCGTCAAGATGGACGACATCGGCTTGCACCTGGCCGCCAAGGACTCCGCAGGCTCCCAGCGCGTCGGCGAGCTGCTCGTCAAGGGGATGCCCGCCGTGCTGGCCGCCATCACACTTATCGGAACGATCGCCATGCTGTGGGTGGGCGGGCACATCATGCTGCAGGGAGCCTACGACCTCGGTTGGCACATGCCGTATGACGTGGTCCATGTCCTCGAGGCTCCTTTGGCGGGGATCCCGGTGGCGGGCGGCTTCCTGGTCTGGCTCGTGAACACCCTGAGCTCGGCTGTCCTGGGACTCATCTGGGGCCTCCTGGTCATGGCTATCGTGCAGCCGCTGCTGAAAGCGCTGCCGTTCGGCAACAAGAAGGGCGAGCACGAGGAGGGCGACGTCGCTGGTCCTCCGCCGGCGAAACATAGCTCCGATTCCGCCTCCTAG
- a CDS encoding spore photoproduct lyase family protein has translation MEFNRLLQIRRIYAQPAALELPRGREILERWPDADVVLVDSHWNIPEVHGDETNVPRWSRIKTEALVLGVKKALTVKPNGRSADFIAPSTANGCAMACAYCYVPRHKGYSNPVTVFANIDQIVGALERHVRRQGMKLEPNQCDPELWVYDVGENSDCSVDALISDNVEDLVMLFRDLPTAKLSFATKYVNRAMLGWDHGGHTRIRFSLMPGELAKSVDVRTSPVAERMAAINDFVDAGYEVHVNFSPVIITDTWLSDWEELLRQLDATLTTTAKAQLAAEVIFLTHNERLHEVNLGWHPQAESVLWRPDLQESKVSSNGFTNVRYRAGSKAGYVRQLASLIEEITPYCRIRYAF, from the coding sequence ATGGAATTCAACCGGCTGCTGCAGATCCGGCGCATCTATGCGCAGCCGGCTGCTCTGGAGCTTCCCAGAGGCAGGGAGATCCTCGAACGCTGGCCGGACGCCGACGTCGTGCTTGTCGACAGCCACTGGAACATCCCTGAGGTGCACGGTGATGAAACGAACGTGCCGCGCTGGTCCCGGATCAAGACGGAGGCGCTGGTCCTCGGCGTCAAGAAAGCGCTGACGGTCAAGCCGAACGGCCGGTCCGCGGACTTCATTGCGCCCTCCACCGCGAACGGCTGCGCCATGGCATGCGCCTATTGCTATGTGCCCCGGCACAAGGGATACAGCAACCCGGTAACCGTGTTCGCGAACATCGACCAGATCGTCGGGGCGCTGGAGCGGCACGTCAGACGCCAGGGCATGAAGCTCGAACCCAACCAGTGCGACCCGGAACTCTGGGTCTACGACGTCGGTGAAAACAGCGACTGCTCCGTCGACGCGCTGATTAGCGACAACGTGGAAGACCTCGTGATGCTCTTCCGCGACCTGCCAACCGCCAAGCTGTCCTTCGCCACCAAGTACGTTAACCGGGCGATGCTCGGCTGGGACCACGGCGGTCACACCCGGATCCGTTTTTCCCTCATGCCCGGGGAGTTGGCGAAGTCGGTCGACGTCCGGACCTCGCCGGTGGCTGAACGCATGGCTGCAATCAACGACTTCGTCGATGCCGGGTACGAGGTGCACGTGAACTTCTCCCCCGTCATCATTACGGACACCTGGCTCAGCGACTGGGAGGAGCTGCTGCGCCAACTCGATGCCACCCTGACAACCACCGCAAAGGCCCAGCTCGCGGCAGAAGTCATCTTCCTGACCCACAACGAGCGACTCCACGAGGTCAACCTGGGGTGGCATCCGCAGGCCGAGAGCGTGCTGTGGCGTCCGGACCTCCAAGAATCCAAGGTCTCGTCCAACGGCTTCACCAACGTCCGCTACCGTGCCGGATCCAAGGCCGGCTACGTGCGGCAACTGGCCTCGCTCATTGAAGAGATCACGCCGTACTGCCGCATCCGCTACGCATTCTGA
- a CDS encoding SDR family NAD(P)-dependent oxidoreductase — MTNEPAVLVTGGARGIGRAIAEHLAECGWKVIATYNTGLDEALELRRTHGVEVRQFDMTDRSTSWEFARQIRTEFSFDALVNNAGILEKEGFEEFTLGAWDRALEVNVTAPLILAQALGSHMGAGGSIVNIASTDAYIGSYQSIAYSASKAALLSVTRSLANILGPRGVRVNAVTPGWVDNGITAESYEAASLTPLGRNGLPEDIAKVVAFLLSPEAAFITGASIVVDGGYTGVDYYMKKENDSLG, encoded by the coding sequence ATGACAAACGAACCTGCCGTTTTGGTTACCGGCGGCGCACGTGGAATAGGGCGAGCGATCGCGGAACATCTGGCAGAGTGCGGCTGGAAGGTGATTGCGACGTACAACACAGGTCTTGATGAAGCCCTGGAGCTGAGGCGCACGCACGGCGTCGAGGTACGGCAGTTCGACATGACAGACAGGTCCACATCGTGGGAGTTCGCCCGCCAAATCCGTACAGAATTTTCCTTCGACGCGCTGGTCAACAACGCCGGGATCCTCGAAAAGGAAGGCTTCGAAGAATTCACGTTGGGCGCGTGGGATAGAGCCCTCGAGGTGAACGTCACGGCACCCCTGATCCTGGCTCAAGCGCTCGGCTCTCATATGGGCGCCGGTGGCAGCATCGTGAACATAGCCAGCACGGACGCCTACATCGGGTCCTACCAAAGCATCGCTTACTCGGCCAGCAAGGCGGCTCTGCTTTCCGTCACGCGAAGTCTCGCCAACATCCTTGGGCCCCGCGGCGTTCGGGTCAACGCCGTGACTCCAGGCTGGGTCGACAATGGCATCACTGCAGAATCATACGAAGCGGCAAGCCTCACTCCGCTGGGACGCAACGGACTTCCTGAAGACATCGCCAAGGTCGTCGCATTTCTTCTAAGCCCAGAAGCAGCCTTCATTACAGGTGCGTCCATCGTCGTCGACGGCGGGTACACCGGGGTGGACTATTACATGAAGAAGGAAAACGATTCTCTTGGTTGA
- a CDS encoding helix-turn-helix transcriptional regulator, which translates to MSLTELSRRVGVSLVNLCVLKNDRAKAIRFSTLTALCEVLECQVGDLFSHEPAGK; encoded by the coding sequence ATGAGCCTGACCGAACTGAGCCGCCGCGTCGGCGTGAGCCTGGTGAACCTTTGCGTATTGAAGAACGACCGCGCCAAGGCGATCCGCTTCTCCACCCTGACGGCGCTGTGCGAGGTCCTCGAATGCCAGGTCGGCGACCTGTTCAGCCACGAGCCAGCCGGGAAGTAA
- a CDS encoding DUF664 domain-containing protein: MKSNGMLLDAFGRIHETVAAVLDGAAVESLVRRPAGTGNSMAWLIWHLSRVEDAQVTSAAGLDQVWHSQGFAGRFDLPLPEGDTGYGHSTSQVDAVQAPPELLLEYYNAVHRQTVELLKTLGDADLDRVVDTRWDPPVTLGVRLVSTIADCFQHAGQAAYVKGLNPNSG; encoded by the coding sequence TTGAAATCCAACGGAATGTTGCTGGACGCCTTCGGCCGGATTCATGAGACCGTGGCCGCCGTATTGGACGGGGCCGCCGTCGAGTCACTGGTCCGCAGGCCGGCCGGCACCGGTAATTCGATGGCGTGGCTAATCTGGCACCTCAGCCGCGTGGAGGACGCCCAGGTAACCTCCGCCGCAGGCCTGGACCAGGTCTGGCACTCACAGGGGTTTGCCGGCCGTTTCGACCTGCCGCTGCCCGAAGGCGACACCGGCTACGGTCATTCGACCAGTCAGGTCGACGCCGTGCAGGCGCCGCCGGAGTTGTTGCTCGAGTACTACAATGCCGTCCATCGGCAAACGGTGGAGCTCCTGAAGACCCTCGGTGACGCGGACTTGGATCGCGTCGTCGACACCCGCTGGGACCCGCCCGTCACCCTTGGGGTGCGGCTGGTCAGTACCATTGCCGACTGCTTCCAGCACGCCGGGCAGGCCGCTTACGTCAAGGGTCTGAACCCCAACAGCGGGTGA
- a CDS encoding type II toxin-antitoxin system RelE/ParE family toxin: MSPYRIDLRPAAIRALKKIHPEDKERIQGAIALLGQDPRPPKAIALSGRPGYRVRVGDYRIIYTIQDDVLLVVVVTVGHGREVYDK, translated from the coding sequence ATGAGTCCCTACCGAATTGACCTAAGACCTGCGGCCATCCGCGCACTTAAGAAGATCCATCCCGAGGACAAAGAACGCATTCAAGGTGCGATCGCGCTCCTCGGCCAAGACCCGCGGCCGCCCAAAGCGATTGCCTTGAGCGGCCGTCCGGGTTATCGGGTCCGTGTAGGTGACTATCGGATCATCTACACGATCCAGGACGACGTTTTGCTCGTGGTTGTTGTCACCGTAGGGCATGGACGCGAAGTCTACGATAAGTAG
- a CDS encoding D-arabinono-1,4-lactone oxidase — protein sequence MTTTDISGTVPATAGHNLNALAVPPVPFDTHHLWTNWAGNQSATPAFTVRPRTEQEVVDTVRFAIKEGLPVRAVGAGHSFTPLVQTGGILMDLSGLSGITGTDPARRRVRAKGGTPISAFGDPLWEQGLALSNQGDIDKQSISGAISTGTHGSGIELGSFSSSLRWVRLVNGHGEIVEIGEDRLHELRAAQVALGTLGIFLEVELQVVDSYHLQERITYPTWEETSATWDADIADNRHYSFLWCPGEDSAELYELPTPAGERMTDRSYTKRYNSVKLNEATDISLEEGSRRDRSYRIYPGGFMIPFHEMEYYVPVEHGKEAVERVQDLIRTTHPDQKYPMEVRWVKQDEGYLSPFAKRDTTVISVSGAPGTNYWPYLRDVDAVLQDFDARAHWGKIHFMTRARLEKLYPELDSFLQVRREFDPNGVFLNDHTRALLG from the coding sequence ATGACCACCACCGATATATCCGGAACCGTTCCCGCTACCGCCGGCCATAACCTGAACGCTCTGGCCGTTCCGCCGGTCCCTTTCGACACCCACCACCTCTGGACCAACTGGGCCGGCAACCAGTCCGCTACCCCGGCTTTTACCGTCCGGCCCCGAACCGAGCAGGAAGTCGTTGACACTGTTCGCTTCGCCATCAAGGAGGGTCTTCCGGTCCGCGCAGTTGGCGCCGGACACTCCTTCACCCCGCTGGTGCAAACCGGCGGAATCCTGATGGACCTTTCGGGGCTGTCCGGTATCACCGGTACCGATCCCGCCCGCCGTCGTGTCCGCGCCAAAGGCGGCACCCCGATCAGCGCCTTTGGCGACCCGCTCTGGGAGCAGGGTCTGGCGCTGAGCAACCAGGGTGATATCGACAAGCAGTCTATTTCCGGCGCCATCTCCACCGGCACCCACGGCTCCGGTATCGAGCTCGGCTCTTTCTCTTCGAGTCTCCGCTGGGTCCGCCTGGTCAACGGCCATGGCGAGATCGTCGAAATTGGTGAGGACCGGCTCCATGAGCTGCGCGCCGCCCAGGTTGCCCTCGGCACGTTGGGAATCTTCCTCGAGGTCGAGTTGCAGGTAGTGGACAGCTATCACCTTCAGGAACGGATTACCTACCCCACGTGGGAGGAAACGTCCGCCACGTGGGATGCGGACATAGCCGATAACCGCCACTATTCATTCCTGTGGTGCCCGGGGGAGGACTCGGCCGAACTGTACGAGTTGCCCACTCCGGCGGGCGAGCGGATGACAGACCGCAGCTACACCAAGCGCTACAACTCGGTGAAGCTCAACGAAGCCACGGATATCTCATTGGAGGAAGGATCCCGACGGGACCGTTCCTACCGGATCTACCCCGGCGGATTTATGATCCCATTCCACGAAATGGAGTACTACGTTCCCGTCGAACACGGCAAGGAGGCCGTGGAACGGGTGCAGGACCTGATCCGCACTACCCACCCGGACCAGAAATACCCGATGGAAGTCCGCTGGGTAAAGCAGGACGAAGGGTATCTGTCCCCGTTCGCCAAGCGCGACACCACCGTCATCTCCGTGTCCGGCGCCCCCGGCACCAACTACTGGCCCTACCTGCGCGACGTCGACGCCGTGCTGCAGGACTTCGACGCCCGCGCGCACTGGGGCAAGATCCACTTCATGACCCGTGCACGGCTTGAAAAGCTCTACCCCGAGCTTGACTCGTTCCTCCAGGTCCGCCGGGAGTTCGACCCCAACGGGGTCTTCCTCAACGACCACACCCGCGCCCTCCTCGGTTAA
- a CDS encoding bifunctional 2-polyprenyl-6-hydroxyphenol methylase/3-demethylubiquinol 3-O-methyltransferase UbiG: protein MKRESLWEAQRKENPGHSAWYISRFEAMRAEGRDLHGESRLIDALVPRSARILDAGCGPGRVGGELARLGHHVTGVDLDPELVAAANKDHPSVDWHVGDLSELNLPGQKFDLIVCAGNVMAFLAPGTAREVLQQFREYLTPDGRAVIGFGSGRGYDFETYFDDVGAAGLVPAGTFSTWDLRPFSPSSDFIVSILSPMP, encoded by the coding sequence ATGAAACGCGAAAGCCTGTGGGAAGCCCAAAGGAAAGAAAATCCGGGCCACTCCGCCTGGTACATCTCCCGGTTCGAGGCGATGCGCGCGGAGGGTAGGGATCTCCACGGCGAGTCCAGGCTCATTGACGCGCTGGTTCCGCGATCCGCGCGGATTCTCGACGCCGGGTGCGGTCCCGGCCGGGTGGGCGGGGAACTTGCCCGGCTCGGTCACCACGTCACGGGAGTCGACCTCGACCCCGAGCTGGTGGCCGCCGCCAACAAAGACCACCCGTCCGTGGATTGGCACGTAGGCGATCTGAGCGAACTCAACCTGCCGGGCCAGAAGTTTGACCTGATTGTCTGCGCCGGCAACGTCATGGCGTTCCTGGCACCGGGAACGGCCCGCGAGGTTCTGCAGCAGTTCAGGGAGTATCTGACTCCGGACGGCCGGGCGGTGATTGGCTTCGGTTCCGGCCGCGGCTACGACTTCGAGACGTATTTCGACGACGTCGGCGCCGCCGGTCTGGTTCCGGCCGGGACCTTCTCGACGTGGGACCTCAGGCCGTTCTCGCCGTCGTCGGACTTTATCGTTTCGATCCTGTCGCCGATGCCGTAG
- a CDS encoding FadR/GntR family transcriptional regulator, which yields MPFSQNAEDAVDSTGPHYGVIFLPQEVGAENPVGLFPPSERMVGCYADTVDYGVPNEAEAVPLRSLEMVAQMRVGTLDPFGRAEQVAEQLTAAIGIGILNKGERLPPELTLAEHLGVSPLTLRQSLALLRSKGLLETRRGRGGGSFISGNVSVSDASIRTRLTQCGTDDLRDLGDVAASVAASAARLAALRSDSQDIRRVRDLAARFDGAQGADELRRADARLHIGLGVASQSRRLTTLMIQIQSEMAPLSWGQSWTDYRTQASAAHGLLIDAIERRDAAAAEQLARGHFELEAALLIDQHLDLLTAGTESQ from the coding sequence ATGCCATTCTCCCAAAACGCCGAGGATGCCGTGGACAGCACCGGTCCGCACTACGGCGTTATTTTTTTGCCTCAGGAAGTAGGCGCCGAGAACCCCGTGGGCTTATTCCCGCCATCGGAAAGGATGGTCGGCTGTTACGCTGACACCGTGGATTACGGGGTTCCGAACGAGGCTGAGGCGGTGCCCCTCCGTTCGCTTGAGATGGTCGCCCAGATGCGGGTCGGGACGCTGGATCCGTTTGGCCGCGCCGAACAGGTTGCTGAGCAGCTCACTGCGGCAATCGGCATTGGCATTCTCAATAAGGGAGAGCGGCTCCCTCCGGAGCTGACTCTTGCCGAGCACCTGGGGGTCTCGCCACTGACGTTGCGCCAGTCGTTGGCGCTGCTGCGAAGTAAAGGCCTGCTGGAAACCCGCCGCGGGCGGGGTGGCGGCAGTTTCATTAGCGGAAACGTCAGCGTCAGCGACGCGAGTATCCGCACCCGCCTGACCCAATGCGGCACAGATGACCTGCGGGATCTCGGAGACGTCGCGGCATCCGTTGCGGCTTCGGCGGCCAGGCTGGCCGCGCTGCGCTCAGACAGCCAGGATATCCGCCGCGTCAGAGACCTTGCCGCGCGATTCGACGGGGCGCAGGGGGCGGATGAGCTACGGCGTGCCGATGCCAGGCTGCATATCGGGCTGGGCGTCGCTTCCCAGTCGCGCCGCTTGACGACGCTCATGATCCAGATCCAGAGCGAAATGGCGCCCCTGTCATGGGGGCAATCGTGGACGGACTACCGGACTCAGGCCTCCGCCGCTCACGGCCTTTTGATAGACGCCATCGAACGGCGTGACGCGGCAGCCGCTGAGCAGTTGGCCAGGGGCCATTTTGAACTCGAGGCCGCCCTGCTGATCGATCAGCATCTGGATCTCCTCACCGCCGGAACGGAGTCACAATGA
- a CDS encoding cache domain-containing protein, with translation MTESLSTAIESTARIIGEHIDRMFDSLTAMQPLVLDLTGSAGPVYRKTLTALREPLGELIHAHAGLVDGAGLAVAPGLLADADLWLQWWRRGSDGGLHFKEHTFNPDSVNFYDYTALDWFNIPAATGEPVLVGPYVDSGGTDLRVITAALAVAHNQNLCSVLAADLSLDFLEVLFLRSLRRREQHVALVTGTGKVVVSNTARHATGTLLTPNALAQAAPSLSCIVPVSRIPAGPWRLVVLP, from the coding sequence ATGACAGAGTCGCTGAGCACCGCTATTGAGTCCACTGCCCGGATCATCGGGGAGCACATTGACCGCATGTTTGACAGCCTCACAGCGATGCAGCCGCTGGTGCTGGACCTCACGGGCTCTGCCGGACCTGTTTACCGCAAGACGCTGACAGCGCTGCGGGAACCTCTGGGCGAACTCATTCATGCCCATGCCGGCCTGGTGGACGGCGCGGGACTGGCCGTGGCGCCCGGGCTCCTGGCTGACGCCGACCTGTGGCTTCAGTGGTGGCGCCGCGGCAGCGACGGCGGGCTCCACTTCAAGGAGCATACGTTCAATCCGGACTCGGTAAATTTCTACGACTACACAGCACTGGACTGGTTCAACATTCCCGCCGCCACGGGAGAACCGGTCCTCGTCGGCCCGTATGTCGACAGCGGGGGCACGGACCTGAGGGTCATTACGGCAGCGCTGGCCGTTGCCCATAATCAGAACCTCTGCAGCGTCCTGGCAGCCGACCTGTCTCTGGATTTTCTGGAAGTGCTGTTTCTACGTTCGCTGAGACGGCGGGAACAGCACGTTGCCCTGGTGACCGGCACCGGCAAAGTAGTTGTCTCCAACACCGCCCGGCATGCCACCGGCACGTTGCTGACCCCCAACGCCTTGGCCCAGGCAGCGCCGTCTCTGTCCTGCATCGTGCCGGTTTCGCGGATTCCGGCCGGTCCCTGGCGACTGGTCGTCCTGCCGTAG
- a CDS encoding type II toxin-antitoxin system Phd/YefM family antitoxin, translating to MSTINITDARSHLPELIEKAESEPVFIERRGHRAAVLLSPERYEQMLDALEEVEDIAAFDAAMAEEGGNIPWVQVKADLGWA from the coding sequence ATGTCGACCATCAACATCACGGACGCGCGATCACACTTGCCGGAACTCATCGAAAAGGCCGAGTCCGAGCCGGTATTCATTGAACGCCGCGGACATCGGGCGGCGGTTCTACTATCGCCAGAGCGATATGAGCAGATGCTTGATGCTTTGGAAGAAGTCGAGGACATTGCGGCGTTCGATGCAGCAATGGCGGAAGAAGGCGGGAACATTCCCTGGGTACAAGTGAAGGCGGATCTGGGCTGGGCATGA
- a CDS encoding aldehyde dehydrogenase family protein: MTLTDIARFSVRRASGHTPELELPPAGHFIGGSFVPGSSGAQTEIVDPTTGQSFASVAEGTADDVDAAVAAAVRAQPGWGATTPKERSEALSKIADIIEASHAVLEALESANTGKPQSVSEDDVSSAVDTFRFMAGAGRALSSLAAGDYVAGHTSVILREPIGVVGVITPWNYPLLMAAWKLAPILAAGNSVVLKPSEQTPLTTLKLMELIAGVLPDGVLNVVTGLGPVVGARLADHPDINLVAVTGSVGSGKAVASLAGSTVKRVHLELGGKAPVLIYADADLAAAATALRTAGFWNSGQECGSACRVLVHESVAEEFTELLVREVSTLVVGDPAAGADVEIGPMVSEAHFARVAGFLQRALDAGITAAIGGRPLEGPGYFIAPTVLVNVPAGAEAAREEIFGPVITVETFSDEQEVIRRANDTPYGLAASVWTSDARLSMSVPRKLDFGTVWVNSHLVLANEVPWGGFKGSGYGRDLSLYALEDFSRTKHVMINHSA; the protein is encoded by the coding sequence ATGACTCTGACTGATATTGCACGTTTTTCCGTCCGACGGGCCTCGGGCCACACTCCGGAGCTGGAACTCCCGCCTGCCGGGCACTTCATCGGAGGATCCTTCGTCCCCGGGTCCTCCGGCGCCCAAACGGAAATCGTGGATCCGACCACCGGGCAGAGCTTCGCCTCAGTGGCGGAAGGCACGGCGGACGACGTCGATGCCGCAGTTGCAGCAGCAGTCAGGGCCCAACCGGGCTGGGGTGCGACGACCCCCAAGGAGCGCTCCGAGGCACTCTCGAAAATCGCCGATATTATTGAGGCCAGCCACGCCGTCCTCGAAGCCCTGGAATCCGCAAATACCGGCAAACCGCAGAGCGTTTCCGAGGATGACGTCTCCAGCGCCGTTGACACTTTCCGCTTTATGGCCGGCGCCGGCAGGGCGCTCAGCTCACTTGCCGCCGGTGACTACGTTGCAGGCCACACCTCCGTCATCCTCCGTGAACCCATCGGCGTGGTCGGGGTGATAACGCCGTGGAACTATCCGCTGCTGATGGCCGCATGGAAGCTCGCACCTATTCTGGCGGCCGGAAATTCGGTGGTGTTGAAGCCCTCCGAACAGACCCCGCTGACCACCTTGAAGCTCATGGAACTGATCGCCGGTGTGCTCCCGGACGGTGTCCTGAACGTCGTCACAGGCCTGGGGCCGGTCGTTGGGGCCAGGCTCGCTGACCACCCGGATATCAATCTGGTGGCCGTGACTGGCAGCGTCGGCAGCGGTAAGGCAGTCGCTTCGTTGGCGGGCAGCACCGTCAAGCGCGTTCACCTGGAGCTGGGAGGCAAAGCCCCCGTGCTCATCTACGCAGATGCAGATCTGGCGGCTGCCGCCACAGCCCTGCGCACCGCTGGATTTTGGAACTCGGGCCAGGAATGTGGCTCGGCCTGCCGGGTGCTCGTCCACGAATCCGTAGCCGAAGAGTTTACCGAACTTCTGGTTCGTGAAGTCAGCACGCTGGTAGTCGGCGATCCGGCAGCAGGAGCCGATGTGGAGATTGGCCCGATGGTGTCCGAAGCCCACTTCGCCCGCGTCGCCGGCTTCCTGCAGCGCGCACTCGACGCCGGGATTACCGCGGCCATCGGCGGCCGGCCGCTGGAGGGTCCGGGCTATTTCATTGCTCCTACCGTCCTGGTCAACGTTCCGGCCGGGGCCGAGGCTGCGCGGGAGGAAATCTTTGGTCCGGTGATAACCGTCGAGACATTCTCCGATGAGCAAGAGGTCATCAGGCGGGCCAACGACACACCCTACGGCTTGGCGGCCTCTGTGTGGACCAGCGATGCGCGGCTGTCCATGAGTGTTCCCCGGAAGCTGGATTTCGGTACCGTCTGGGTCAACTCCCATCTGGTCCTGGCCAACGAAGTGCCGTGGGGCGGGTTCAAGGGATCCGGCTACGGCCGGGATCTTTCCCTCTACGCACTTGAGGACTTCTCCCGCACCAAGCACGTGATGATCAACCACAGCGCCTGA
- a CDS encoding ethanolamine utilization protein EutH, translated as MEVIGQIIIYIMMGFLLIGAVSAIFDDEKGFGKEFKEGIYAIGPIFLPVAGIMVFIPILSQLVTTYLAPIYSWVHADPSLAATTLIAGDMGGYHLAFETAGSHGAWIMAFAVSFTAGSTIIFSIPVGLAMLDKRDHKYMALGVMAGLLSIPFAVFIITLIMQGGATPLRSDISNTSASDTPFNLPVGDILLNLAPLTFIVLVLALGLRFFSKFMVKAFIIFGRGLEIIIKLALAVSVVQYFTGVFDVFGTWPLAPFIADGEDQFRALEVAGYIGVMLAGAFPMVHAIRTWLAAPLSTVGKRFGFSEEGAAGLLAAAANILALFRVVRFMPPRDKVLTIAFAVCAAFTFGDHLAFSANFQPNMVFPLIVGKLAGGVIGILLAVWLAVPYARVLEAADRADGTIDAHEYDAHVHGHKQDHESSEATTGALVGKADASSQSEQDSEVNDGGQPATRL; from the coding sequence ATGGAAGTAATCGGTCAAATTATCATCTACATCATGATGGGGTTCCTCCTCATAGGTGCGGTGAGCGCCATTTTCGACGACGAAAAAGGCTTCGGTAAAGAATTCAAAGAAGGCATCTACGCGATTGGCCCCATTTTCCTGCCCGTTGCGGGGATCATGGTTTTCATTCCGATCCTGAGCCAACTGGTGACCACCTATCTGGCGCCGATCTATTCCTGGGTCCATGCCGACCCGTCGCTGGCTGCAACGACGCTCATCGCCGGCGACATGGGTGGCTATCACCTCGCCTTCGAAACGGCCGGCAGCCACGGCGCGTGGATCATGGCCTTCGCCGTCAGCTTCACCGCCGGCTCCACCATTATTTTCTCCATCCCGGTCGGGCTGGCGATGCTGGATAAGCGGGACCATAAATACATGGCACTGGGGGTCATGGCCGGTCTGCTGTCCATTCCCTTCGCTGTCTTCATCATCACCCTGATCATGCAGGGCGGCGCCACGCCGCTGCGGAGCGATATATCCAACACCTCGGCGTCGGACACTCCGTTTAATCTGCCGGTCGGCGACATCCTGCTGAACCTGGCGCCTTTGACGTTTATCGTTTTGGTGCTTGCTTTGGGCCTGCGATTCTTCTCGAAGTTCATGGTGAAGGCATTCATCATTTTCGGCAGAGGCCTGGAAATCATCATCAAACTGGCTCTGGCCGTCTCCGTGGTGCAGTACTTCACCGGCGTCTTTGATGTCTTTGGAACGTGGCCGCTGGCCCCGTTCATTGCCGACGGCGAGGACCAGTTCCGGGCCCTCGAAGTTGCCGGCTACATCGGAGTTATGCTGGCCGGTGCGTTCCCCATGGTCCATGCCATCCGCACGTGGCTTGCCGCGCCGCTTTCGACCGTCGGCAAACGCTTCGGATTCAGTGAAGAGGGTGCAGCCGGACTCCTTGCGGCGGCCGCCAACATCCTGGCCCTGTTCCGGGTTGTCCGGTTCATGCCGCCCAGGGACAAGGTGCTCACCATTGCCTTTGCGGTCTGCGCCGCGTTTACCTTCGGTGACCACCTCGCCTTCAGCGCCAATTTCCAGCCGAACATGGTGTTTCCGCTGATTGTCGGCAAGCTGGCAGGTGGCGTGATCGGGATCCTCCTTGCCGTGTGGCTTGCCGTTCCCTATGCACGCGTCCTCGAAGCCGCGGATCGTGCGGACGGCACCATTGACGCCCACGAATACGACGCCCACGTGCACGGACACAAGCAGGACCATGAATCGTCGGAGGCCACTACGGGCGCGCTGGTCGGCAAGGCCGACGCCAGCTCACAAAGCGAACAGGACTCGGAAGTGAACGACGGCGGTCAGCCCGCCACCCGCCTCTGA